One Malania oleifera isolate guangnan ecotype guangnan chromosome 9, ASM2987363v1, whole genome shotgun sequence DNA segment encodes these proteins:
- the LOC131163325 gene encoding uncharacterized protein LOC131163325 produces the protein MQGGEEVSIDELASNLSTYKDQLQQVRKLLVDDPGNSEYVDMEKELEEVIALTEELLATARQNEISGLKNGTGADASSSLDPSRGSFMHKMESENVSDHYERFPVGTKVQAVWSEDGEWYDATIEAHSPNGYYVCYDGWGNKEEVDPSNVRSIQGGVVNALLEAEKEAEATKQAIKRKIAQAAAADFQARSLPAKLRIEPDDPEDVKTAKRKKIHAFKSKMRFEQLEVTQNKRQNAWQQFQTTKGRAKKIGFFSGRKRESIFKSPEDPNGKVGVTGSGKGLTDFQKREKHLHLKGGSAEIDD, from the exons ATGCAAGGTGGGGAAGAGGTTAGCATAGATGAACTTGCTTCAAACCTCTCCACTTACAAAGATCAGCTTCAACAG GTCAGAAAGCTTTTGGTTGATGACCCTGGAAACTCTGAATATGTGGACATGGAAAAGGAGCTTGAAGAG GTGATTGCATTGACCGAAGAACTATTGGCAACTGCAAGGCAAAATGAGATATCTGGTTTGAAAAATGGGACTGGTGCAGATGCATCATCTAGTTTGGACCCATCAAGGGGGTCTTTTATGCATAAAATG GAATCAGAAAATGTTTCAGACCATTATGAGAGGTTTCCTGTTGGCACAAAAGTACAAGCGGTTTGGAGTGAAGATGGGGAGTG GTATGATGCAACTATTGAGGCACACTCACCGAATGGGTATTATGTTTGCTATGATGGATGGGGGAATAAGGAGGAG GTGGATCCAAGCAATGTAAGGTCAATTCAAGGAGGGGTTGTCAATGCTTTATTAGAAGCTGAGAAAGAAGCTGAAGCTACAAAACAAGCTATAAAAAGGAAAATTGCACAAGCTGCTGCTGCAGATTTCCAAGCACGAAGTTTACCAGCAAAACTTCGTATAGAACCAGATGACCCTGAAGATGTG AAAACTGCCAAGCGTAAGAAAATACATGCTTTTAAGTCAAAGATGCGGTTCGAGCAGCTGGAAGTCACACAGAATAAGCGCCAAAATGCCTGGCAGCAGTTTCAGACAACCAAAGGCCGGGCTAAGAAG ATTGGTTTCTTCTCGGGCCGCAAGCGCGAGAGCATTTTTAAATCTCCTGAGGATCCGAATGGCAAAGTTGGTGTCACTGGAAGTGGGAAAGGCTTGACAGACTTCCAGAAGAGGGAAAAGCACTTGCATCTCAAGGGTGGAAGCGCTGAAATTGATGATTAG